One window of Schistocerca cancellata isolate TAMUIC-IGC-003103 chromosome 9, iqSchCanc2.1, whole genome shotgun sequence genomic DNA carries:
- the LOC126100642 gene encoding 52 kDa repressor of the inhibitor of the protein kinase-like yields the protein MHMNSGWHKDAIEKSNNFISVVTNKTKSVEELANENLPKLVQTNHAKLKSIVSCVLFCALRDSPLRGETNSDVVFDVLLQFRLQSGDETLWKRFEGAPKNATYVSHRTQNDLCAKVLRNDLINTINNRESFSVFADKSMDIAGTEQLSLSARYFDHATNVVRGDFLGFTPLATLDVKHISNTIISTLSAWGLNLDKMVGQDYDGCSMMAGKVGRVQKIIAEKYPKARFYRCASH from the coding sequence ATGCATATGAATTCTGGGTGGCATAAAGATGCAATAGAAAAGTCAAATAATTTCATTAGTGTTGTGACAAACAAAACTAAAAGTGTGGAAGAACTCGCCAACGAGAATCTTCCAAAATTAGTACAAACTAATCATGCAAAGTTAAAATCAATTGTTTCTTGTGTATTGTTTTGTGCATTACGTGACTCACCTTTAAGAGGAGAAACAAATTCAGATGTTGTATTTGATGTTTTGTTACAATTTAGATTACAGTCAGGTGACGAAACACTGTGGAAACGTTTTGAGGGTGCGCCTAAGAATGCTACCTATGTTTCTCATAGAACCCAAAATGATTTATGTGCCAAAGTACTAAGAAATGATTTGATTAATACCATCAATAACAGAGAATCATTTTCAGTTTTCGCAGACAAATCAATGGATATTGCAGGCACAGAACAACTTTCTCTTTCTGCACGTTATTTTGACCATGCAACTAATGTTGTCAGAGGAGACTTCCTTGGATTTACACCATTAGCAACGTTAGATGTAAAACATATCTCCAATACAATAATATCTACTTTATCTGCTTGGGGTTTAAATCTAGATAAAATGGTAGGACAAGACTATGATGGGTGCAGTATGATGGCCGGTAAAGTTGGCAGAGTACAGAAGATAATTGCTGAGAAATATCCCAAGGCTCGCTTCTATCGTTGTGCTAGCCATTGA